The following is a genomic window from Hyperolius riggenbachi isolate aHypRig1 chromosome 4, aHypRig1.pri, whole genome shotgun sequence.
AACTGCTCTGAGGACTACATAGAAAAATGATtttaacaagatgtagatcacgcATGATAAAAGTCATTGAGAATTATCACTGGAATAAAGatatcactttaaagtggatctgaggtgaacttttactcattgcataattgtgttcctttcctattgtttatagggcactcctcaagtcaaatacttttttgttttaatactctaattccctataaactaaataagccacacccacaggttttcagagagccttggcagtagcaagggttcatgggagctcagtctgggcagaaggaggggtaggtgttactagccattgatttcagaggcagaggggaggagggaggagattaggtttttttcacaggctgagtgctcaagatacagataagcctgcctctgtgtaatgtttacaaacaacatggctgccctcattgtatcacaggaagaaataatcatattctattaaagttgtttgcagctagatttggggtgtaaaccatctaaactttagataagatatatagacaagttacttgttctagttagtttttcatctcggatccgctttaacccatGCAGCAACACAGAATGAAACATTGTAAGACAAATCATCAGAAATGCTGATCTAAGATGGGcatacacagatttttttttacagagaatgggggcaaaactttatttttttaacagcaaaACTAAGGAACGTTGGTAGAAACTAATAGCATGAGAGGCCCAATGCCTAACCACGCCCTGCCGATGCTAAACCCTAAACAATTGCCTAGTTATACCTAACCCTGACCAaccccctactgatgcctaaccctgaccgaCACCTCCCCACCCAAGATGCCTAATTTTAAAAGAATCCCCACAAATGCTTaacaacatccccccccccccccaacacacacacacacccctgcaAACCTTCCGATGTACACACAACATTTGCCACAAAAAACAATATCAATCAGACGACCTTGCAGGAATACATAGAACTAATGTTATCTGGAAAAGGACAAGGAACCTTCCATTCAATTCTCATTGTCGTTTAGGAATTGGTATAGCACCAGTTATTATAATATTTCATTTTTCTTGTTTTGCTACTGGTTGCATGGTAATTGATTGTTGTGCCGATAAAACGGTTtacacaaacaacaacaaaacaacgcaatttgtatgggcacctatggcagtgcccaaacttCTGCGGCACCTGAAGCCAAATGTCCCACTTCGGAAAAGAGAGTTCATAGCTAGTGTCTTCTGCCAGCAAGAAAATGCATCCATTGCTCCTAAGGTTGTCTTGTATATAGAtagattttttgtgtaaaacatctTATTGGTTTTTCaattgtagatagatagatagatagatagatagatagatagatagatagatagatagatagatagatagatagatagacaaacACAATACTCAAGACACATGCAATTCTATTTCTGAAGGCAGAGTGTCACTTCTGTCATCTTAAAGACAACCTGTCACATGTGAAATCTTTTATTCAATGTGCATGGTGATTTTTTTATATCCTTTTCTAAATCAAAATATATCAGTTTCTAAATCAAATGAACTGGCTCTTGTATCTCTGTCTTATCCTCCTTCAGGAAAGTTATTATGAGGCCCCTAAACAGGATGAGGGACAACTGAGGACACACAGACACATCTCTCACAGACAAACCTTTAATCTTTAACTCCCCGTTCAACACTTAAGCAGCACACAAGAAAACAGTTCTGCTTTCGGATAGACATGTAAAGGCCCAAGATTCGCATTATTGGAGGAGAGGCAGGGTTCTTCCCCCTAATATTTCCTTTTTTGCTGTACTTCATCAAATGAGCAAGTACCAGTATTGGTGAAgtttcaaaccacacatcaactatgtattcaTTAGGTACTTTAGTTGCTGTATGTTCTCATTTTACTGTGTGTTGAATTTTGACAATAACCAGTAAAAATGAACCGATTCTGAaccgattcattcgattcaatacaaaaagaaccttggttactataccttagaatgcagGCTGTGCGGACATATagcgccggctcctgctgtctctccccacctgcctgcacctgtcacccctcacctaggctggcacccggtgcacccgaaTCGAATTCGAGTCCATTCGAACTGggcgaatccgaatttgacccagACCCGAATGTACTCGATTGCTATGCCATTGGTCGTAAGAGATTGTTCCATGCATGCATTATATTCTCATCTTATCCAACAGTGGGACATAGTACTACTAATACTGAATTACATTCAAATGTGCACAATGTCAACTTGTATGAtaacagtagtactgcacaattATGTAGAATTGTACATAATATTAACCTTTATAATGATAGTAGTAAGACACACTTTTGTGCAGATTTGAACAATATCAGAAACAACAATGGCTGCATTTGCATTTGTATTGTGTGTATTCTTGCAGCCATAGTGCAAGCAGGAAACAGGAGGAGAAAACCATTTCACTCTCCGCTCTATAAAGGGGATGAGGATGTCCTGATTCCTATTGGTTACTAGGGAAAGACTCTGTAGGGTCTGATTCCTTTGAAGGAACACCCCACTGAATATAAATAAGGAAATTAGCAACTTCCCCTTCCCTCCAACAAATTAATCTTGTTGCGATTTTTGGCCTCATGTTCAGGAAGATTTCATATAAAGGGAATCAGCTAGATGCACTGTGAATTAAACTATGCAAATGCTGCCTGTTTATGTCTAGCCTTGAGCGAAAAGTCAAAGGAAGTCAGAGCAAGGGATTCTGTACTGTAGTAGAGATACCCTAAAACAACATAAGTTAGACTAATTTCAGAGTCCgacccagggccgtttcttgggcagtgtgggCAGGACAACCGCCATGGGCGCAGACTGgctagtagaagaaggggggtgcaggcagaaggacataaccgctagggagctgctgtcgccaaatggaagaagaaagattaccagtgtgatcaccttccttgactcctcctaggctgcctgcatcaggcgtcaagtcatcatcacatcaccaccgcgtgatgacacctgatgtcctgtagcggtactgcaggctgtcagtttgCGGTGCCCATGgcatcctggtccctgcttcctcctggataagCGGCtgatcactagtaagtaggcagatctacttgtgacctgtggctgtgtgactgcccctaaagagtaagggaccTAAAGGGtgaggggcacaatttttacaccctcaccctggatgtaatttagcctagaaactgccctggtcagACCAATGGTTTCTGGAGAAAGTGTTAATTTCAaaagtgacaggtcctctttaaatgatGATCCCACTCTTAGATGAATACCTGTATTGGTCCTCTCCTATTTAGATATTGTATCATGTATGACATTTGTTCTGCCATTTCTCTGGTCACTTTTACAATTGTATTGGTCTCACCCTTCCATGACTCCAGTTCCTCAGACAGAAGACAGGCTGCCACTCTGTGAGGTTTGCAGTGGACATCTTGGCGTGATGAACAGCTAAACTGTGGGATATAGgattaaaataaaatgaaaaaaaatattctgagcattttcttgcatgctggtggcttaaacaAAATTTTGTTGATTcggtgtgaaaatatcccctaagAGAAaacctattcaattcactttttctcctaaggtcCAAAGGGGTTGATttacaaagcttacttatttttttacctttactgtaatgctaggtacacactacgcaattttctgacagatttactgtcagatcgattatttccaacatgttcaatctgatttccgatcgatttttcatagaagtgaacagaaaatcaattggaaataagatcgggacatgttggaaataatcgatctgacagtaaatctgctaacatgaaaacaggtgaaaaagctttgtgaattatgCCCAATTTGAGATAAACCATGCGTTAATGTGCACACATACGTCTGATTTtacgacttgtcattcaaacaaaaagtcgttAAGAAGTGAATTGGATCTGGCCCACAAGCTCACGTTGCAAATTGTGAACATGGGCTAATTGTTGAAGTTTATAATTAATGTTTAGAAGCAAAAGGTTCAACTTGCTTTGGTGAGTCCTCCATGCAGTCAGAGGACTAATACATCAGtattgtctctgctgttttctgtgtGCAACTGAGCCATCTACTGGCTGAATTATTGTATTAAAATTCTAGTAAAACAGTCTTGTGATGTCTCGCAGTACATTAGGTTGGAAATTTATATTAGATGGGATCTAATTAAAGATGTTATCTTGGTAGAACAATTCACATTATTTTGTAAATGGTTTGTATTTCCATGACTGCAAGTTAACGATGGCCCAGAAAGAAGATGTCTGTTACCAAAACCCAAGCATTATAAAACTCTTACTTTACCATCTGCATattctgggtgtataagacgactgggtgtataagacgatcccccaacttttccagttaaaatatagagtttgtgatatactcgctgtataagactacccctcttccaacgcacaccaaataaaaattatatactggtgctatgtatgaacagatactggtgctgtactgtatgtgatacccagtatatACCGTAATGGTATACAGGTGATTgaatggttggattggtcaactctccctctccctaagtggattggacagctctccttgtctacctgtttattaaagcggaatggaagaatagatcacactatgaccataaaacacgcctctttcatccttctggcccacccttgtatcctatttacctccttctctgcctctcagatctcacacatgtgcacgcgcagcttcactacagtcctcagcaacaagatctgagaggcggtaacaggatagggagtATCACCCatagcatcaatgacacccggcgtataagacgacccctgacttttcagaagatttttaacggttaaaaagtagtcttatacaccagaatgtACAGTACTTACATGGCACTACAGGAATATATAAACGCTGTTGCAATAACTAATGGTCATTAATCACTCCTAATTTGACCATCTATATACCTGTAAATGATAAAATACATTTCACAATCATTTGTTAAGAAAGAGGTGTAATAAAAATCATTGTTCAGAAATATGTACAGTAGTAGACACTATTAGAGCCTGTTCAAATACAATGTAGTGTCGAGTGGTGAACAATGCTcaccagggatggtcaatgagatgcaaataattcagagttcaTGAAGTATTATGCAAATGTTCCACattaatgtatgcagcttgaaaattaaccagTTGAATCTTGCTGGGGTATAATTTGATTGGTCCGTTTTAAAGTGTGTACATTCGCATACAAAATTTTCGTAAATCCTGTGTTAACTTGGaactatttgcatgtcattgactatccctactgCTCAGCACCACTGCGCATTGCTTTAGTACAAGAGCAGCGACTGCCTGGTCGCACCACTCTGTGTAAATGTGAATGTGTGTGGAAATTGGTAGCCTTGGCAGTAGTAGTGTGAAAGCAAATTTCACCCTTCTGCATCGCATTATATTAGAGCAGGCACTTAGGGTGTGTACTGTACATAGAAGCAGTTATGATTGACCAATAAAGAATAATCTGTCTAATTTACTAAACCCAATATGGTTTATTTTAGCTTTGGATCAAGTGGGAAAGGTGACACTTTCTTTTGGGTATTCTTTCTGTCTGTGTCATTACTGATGACATTTCCTATGTTTtctgtttttcaaaaaaaaaatctttttttattgtaGAAATTTTAGAAACTTGTTGGTTCTGCGTCATCTTGGGTAGgttttcttcacttcctgtctccgTCTCAGTGATCATCATGGCTAACAACATACAGACCTCTGCCATGTCACCACCAGTCACTTGTGACATAATAGGAGTTGCTCACTCTAACGGTAGTGATAGTAACTAAAGAGTGCAAAACTGCGTACAGCAATAAGTTGGGTATGGGTTTGTTTTTAGTGGCTCACGCATACAGCTTAAATACAGTTCTTCACAAAAATACCTCCTGcttggcaaaaataaataaataacagaaaCAAAAACTGTCCCACCGCCCTCTCCCAAAATAGCACTATTACCTTTTTATGTTCAAGAATCACAGCGCCTCTCCTTAGATGATCAGCAAACACAAACAGTGGCTTCTCACCTTCCATTCCTTTACAGTTTAGACCTTTCCATATTAAATGTTCCTGCCCTTTAGTGTATGTCACGTGTGCTTTGTATTTGGATGATAActgattgtttttttctttatttgtacCCTTTAAATCTGGTGGTGTTTTCTCATTGATTGACTGCCACTTCCagattgttttctctttttcactTTTTGATACTGTTAACTCTTTACTTACGGTTTGTTTTAGTTGTATCGTATGTGTTTTCTGAGCACTGGGTTCCCAGTTGTTTGCTTTGAATTTCACATCAGATACAGGCAGATATGTTTTGCCATAGACTAATTCTTTAAATTCATTTTCATTGTGGGATTGTGTAGTTACTGTATCCATTGTTTGTTGTGCTGaaatctgtatgcttgtttcattcTGTATTTCAGGAGGTAGTTCCTGATAAGTTGGTTCATCCTGTCCTCTAGAGAGCACTATGTGTGTTTTTATTGAATCATGATTTGTTATCTCTGTCTGAAACCCAACATATTCTGAAAGATCTTTCTTGCTCCTTACCTCGTGATTTGTTGTTCCTTTATGTTCTTTAGAGACCCCTCTTTGTGTATTGTGAATCTCTGAGTCCTGACTaactgcctccttctggccccctGATATGCTTGTATGAGTTCTGTACATCAAAGAATCCTGACTCAATATATTAGTCTGATATTCCGTGCTTTCTGAAGGTACTTTCTGATGAATTGATTCCtgattgtttttttcttcctgtcctccAGATAAAGTTCCATGCATTTTCCAAGATTTTGATTCCTGATTGGTTCTTTCAGGTCGTAAACCATCACATTCAGTATTGGCTTCCTGAATCAGTAAATTCTGATTGGATGCATCCTTTGGTACACCAGCATTTGTCTCCAGCAGTGTTTCATCCTTTTTTACATTAATGCAGTCTACATCTATACCTTGATTTCTACGATAGTGCTTTGATGCTTGTCTCTGTATTCCAGCACGTCGGCTATTTGTCCTCTGAATGTTGGAAGAGAAACTGGTTGCTTTCTTTGTCACACTAGACAGTGGTTGCCTTTTTATTCTCCTTGATTCCTTTCGAGTAATCTCCTTCTGTACAGGTGGTGATGTCACACTGGCCTGATAAGTTTTTTCTTTTGGTACTTGAAACTCGGTCTCCGTTCTTTGATTGGTAATTTGCAAGTGGTCATTTTTGGTTACATGTACAGTAATATTTTCATCTGACTTTTCAGTGGTTGTCTTCTGTATAACCTCACCAAATGTTTTAGGTGGCTCTTGAAGAAAAGCCTTATCATCCTCATCTTGAGTTCCTGCTTCCTGCTTAGAGTTGGACCTTTTTATTGATGTCCTTACAGTGCCCTCTGGCTCATTATTTAATTCAATCCATGGTTTCTTTTCAGATGTACTTTGTTCTTTATGGTTTAATCTATCTTCTAAATCATTTGTGCTGCCTCCATTAATTTCATTATTACTGTAACCACAATATGCCAATGTCTTGTTAATAGTACAACCACTATACTCATTAATTGGATTTTGCTCACTGTAATTGGGGTACTTTTGCTGAATTTCATTGGCTGTCTTCTGCTCCTTTTGTATCGGTATATCTGATgtcccactttcaagaccactgtCACATATAGAGACTGGAGCTTCTGTTTCTTCCCTCAGTTTTAAGCACCATTTAATTAGTTGTAAGGTGTCTGCTTCCATCTCATCATCTGTCTGAAGGTGCGAAATTAATTGGTCTGCTTTTGCTAACCAATTCAAAGTCATGGACCTAAGCAAAAAGATCTCCCTGTGACTGTGAATGTCTTTAAGTGACTTTGCCTTTGTGATTATATCCCCAGTCAGGAAGAAAAGATGGTCAAGCAAAAATGcaacatcttcttttttttctaagtAAAGTGTACTGCTGAGAGTAtcttttatgaatattatatTATCAATTAGTGATTTAGCATCAGCTTCAAAAGTCTCATCtgtgacagatctgtcagtgggTGTAGATGACAATGCAAAATTAACCATCCTTTGGAGAAGGGTATGATTTCTGTTGTACAATGTATCTATGTGGTGCATAAGTAATTTTGCTTTCAACATAAGTTCTTTTTGAAGAAGCACACAATCTATATTAAGAAACACAGACGCAGTTGAGGACACATTAAGCTCATCTCTCACTTTCAGGACAGACTCAGTCAGAACATCTACCTCCTCCCGAAGAAGTCCAACACTTTTCTGATCTTTCTCATCAGTAAATTTCTGAACGGATAGAGCAGAAGCTTCTTGTAGCCACAACGAGGCCTCACACAaaataaatagacttttgcaGTCAGAAAACTTCAGTTCTGTCTTTTGCACAGTGGTTTCAGACAGGACCACACTGTCCATGCCTATAAAGTCATCTACACATTTCGATAACTGTTGCACAGAAACAGACCACTGTATACAAATATCCCCCAGTTTAAGTGTATCAGGTCGTATTTTGTGACACAATACAGCTGTAAGTAATTGATTAGCCAAAGCTTGACACTTAGAGAACTTGACATGAATTTTGACTAGGCATTCCTGTTTTTCAGAAAGCTTTATGAAATCCATATCATCATAGTCACTTAGTGTATGCTTACTGGTAGACTGCACAATACCTGCTAAGCGCTGCATGGTTCGATTAAAAATCTGGACATTGGTGGAGATCTCTTCATTAGTTGATGTGCAAAACAACTGTTGGGAGAAAGAATGCCAGTAACTTGCAAAGGAAACAAGGTACGTTTTAATCTCTTCAGTACAATGTGATAGTAGCATTGCTGTTTGAATAAGTCTGCCCATggtaggtgagtctgtgtgtcCTTCCTTAGATAACTGGGCAAAACGTAATATTAGAGGCTCAAGTTCTTTAAACCTAAGTGCACCACTTTCAGCCATATCTCCCTGATGAAATAACGCTTTGCTTTCTTCAAGATATGAGCTAGAGATTTCAATAAGTGAAGAACTGTAAGCATTGACCTCTTTCATGTTCTGCTTCTTTATTGCAGTTAGAAGATCACCTACTTGTGTATGAAGATCTGAAACCCACCTTGTTTTTACAGTTTTTACAGTACTTGTTGTCATATATGTTGAACTTGTGGACAATGGAAGAGGCTTGCTCAGATATTCTTCATAAGACAAACAGTTTACATACTCTCCGAGGTTCTGAACTTTATAAACATTTGTTTGGTCTGATTCCAGTAAATCAACCATCACAGCTCTAGGACTCACTGGAGTAACTTCTGTTCTTAAAGGACTAAGTAGGTCTGGATGATTATAACCACTAACACCCTCTTTAACTTTGTGTATGGATTCTAGCAGCTCATTAACCTTTTCCAAGAAAGACTTTTGAGTTGCAAGGCTGGAAGCTGCCTCAAAACAGTTCATCATGGCATCCCTTGTCTCAAGCGTTGTTCTTTCC
Proteins encoded in this region:
- the LOC137570884 gene encoding uncharacterized protein isoform X2 — its product is MDLMDFSSYSDISSAFMTKTIDRIISPMAVQLCHLVIMVECEGSKYNGGSDVMEQMAEDLSKATEHLADTAIRVGVESDDGHLKQEMEQAAKNLLITGENILLSIQKLCIQPAIRKHQEDLIITAQSILTGTMKILRLEDDAGVRKILGATDWLLECLYCLQKAENIPDILSQFCEFSEAVLLVNSLTEKRILDIKDTLHQRNLSQTLQTLRKCVPMLYTATQSNIKHPHNEQMLASQLYVFDLASKTLQELKCLLINGPDKKHHCRKRGSFSQEMHELLELLSGLNPKQISCNELDFLVGAVVFYCMYVADCSRPNMKLQLVKHCQSLLEHRRKLSDYLNERQKNSGLGRVHCKLEQLCASMKAELKHLSQTLVSTIFFQILDAFTVKDPLKTLLKAVLKHSKKVNLQLQNLFASKSFPLLQAFQNHTAQLLKISSLVTAQCSEERTIADIENSVDFLCRVRDEVIELIIENKAYNESKMFEKAQTIYQKWIKATESLMMSFDNMLTVHQFLDLCIRELEENRYHCEKLLRSQDPEIFQHHAADLCNLAERVGQVINRHVDQSKDPIFRNGLRVLVRHLERTTLETRDAMMNCFEAASSLATQKSFLEKVNELLESIHKVKEGVSGYNHPDLLSPLRTEVTPVSPRAVMVDLLESDQTNVYKVQNLGEYVNCLSYEEYLSKPLPLSTSSTYMTTSTVKTVKTRWVSDLHTQVGDLLTAIKKQNMKEVNAYSSSLIEISSSYLEESKALFHQGDMAESGALRFKELEPLILRFAQLSKEGHTDSPTMGRLIQTAMLLSHCTEEIKTYLVSFASYWHSFSQQLFCTSTNEEISTNVQIFNRTMQRLAGIVQSTSKHTLSDYDDMDFIKLSEKQECLVKIHVKFSKCQALANQLLTAVLCHKIRPDTLKLGDICIQWSVSVQQLSKCVDDFIGMDSVVLSETTVQKTELKFSDCKSLFILCEASLWLQEASALSVQKFTDEKDQKSVGLLREEVDVLTESVLKVRDELNVSSTASVFLNIDCVLLQKELMLKAKLLMHHIDTLYNRNHTLLQRMVNFALSSTPTDRSVTDETFEADAKSLIDNIIFIKDTLSSTLYLEKKEDVAFLLDHLFFLTGDIITKAKSLKDIHSHREIFLLRSMTLNWLAKADQLISHLQTDDEMEADTLQLIKWCLKLREETEAPVSICDSGLESGTSDIPIQKEQKTANEIQQKYPNYSEQNPINEYSGCTINKTLAYCGYSNNEINGGSTNDLEDRLNHKEQSTSEKKPWIELNNEPEGTVRTSIKRSNSKQEAGTQDEDDKAFLQEPPKTFGEVIQKTTTEKSDENITVHVTKNDHLQITNQRTETEFQVPKEKTYQASVTSPPVQKEITRKESRRIKRQPLSSVTKKATSFSSNIQRTNSRRAGIQRQASKHYRRNQGIDVDCINVKKDETLLETNAGVPKDASNQNLLIQEANTECDGLRPERTNQESKSWKMHGTLSGGQEEKNNQESIHQKVPSESTEYQTNILSQDSLMYRTHTSISGGQKEAVSQDSEIHNTQRGVSKEHKGTTNHEFSCSSRQDVHCKPHRVAACLLSEELESWKVLRAVCYLCQMHRCPWSDLCKIC
- the LOC137570884 gene encoding uncharacterized protein isoform X1; its protein translation is MDLMDFSSYSDISSAFMTKTIDRIISPMAVQLCHLVIMVECEGSKYNGGSDVMEQMAEDLSKATEHLADTAIRVGVESDDGHLKQEMEQAAKNLLITGENILLSIQKLCIQPAIRKHQEDLIITAQSILTGTMKILRLEDDAGVRKILGATDWLLECLYCLQKAENIPDILSQFCEFSEAVLLVNSLTEKRILDIKDTLHQRNLSQTLQTLRKCVPMLYTATQSNIKHPHNEQMLASQLYVFDLASKTLQELKCLLINGPDKKHHCRKRGSFSQEMHELLELLSGLNPKQISCNELDFLVGAVVFYCMYVADCSRPNMKLQLVKHCQSLLEHRRKLSDYLNERQKNSGLGRVHCKLEQLCASMKAELKHLSQTLVSTIFFQILDAFTVKDPLKTLLKAVLKHSKKVNLQLQNLFASKSFPLLQAFQNHTAQLLKISSLVTAQCSEERTIADIENSVDFLCRVRDEVIELIIENKAYNESKMFEKAQTIYQKWIKATESLMMSFDNMLTVHQFLDLCIRELEENRYHCEKLLRSQDPEIFQHHAADLCNLAERVGQVINRHVDQSKDPIFRNGLRVLVRHLERTTLETRDAMMNCFEAASSLATQKSFLEKVNELLESIHKVKEGVSGYNHPDLLSPLRTEVTPVSPRAVMVDLLESDQTNVYKVQNLGEYVNCLSYEEYLSKPLPLSTSSTYMTTSTVKTVKTRWVSDLHTQVGDLLTAIKKQNMKEVNAYSSSLIEISSSYLEESKALFHQGDMAESGALRFKELEPLILRFAQLSKEGHTDSPTMGRLIQTAMLLSHCTEEIKTYLVSFASYWHSFSQQLFCTSTNEEISTNVQIFNRTMQRLAGIVQSTSKHTLSDYDDMDFIKLSEKQECLVKIHVKFSKCQALANQLLTAVLCHKIRPDTLKLGDICIQWSVSVQQLSKCVDDFIGMDSVVLSETTVQKTELKFSDCKSLFILCEASLWLQEASALSVQKFTDEKDQKSVGLLREEVDVLTESVLKVRDELNVSSTASVFLNIDCVLLQKELMLKAKLLMHHIDTLYNRNHTLLQRMVNFALSSTPTDRSVTDETFEADAKSLIDNIIFIKDTLSSTLYLEKKEDVAFLLDHLFFLTGDIITKAKSLKDIHSHREIFLLRSMTLNWLAKADQLISHLQTDDEMEADTLQLIKWCLKLREETEAPVSICDSGLESGTSDIPIQKEQKTANEIQQKYPNYSEQNPINEYSGCTINKTLAYCGYSNNEINGGSTNDLEDRLNHKEQSTSEKKPWIELNNEPEGTVRTSIKRSNSKQEAGTQDEDDKAFLQEPPKTFGEVIQKTTTEKSDENITVHVTKNDHLQITNQRTETEFQVPKEKTYQASVTSPPVQKEITRKESRRIKRQPLSSVTKKATSFSSNIQRTNSRRAGIQRQASKHYRRNQGIDVDCINVKKDETLLETNAGVPKDASNQNLLIQEANTECDGLRPERTNQESKSWKMHGTLSGGQEEKNNQESIHQKVPSESTEYQTNILSQDSLMYRTHTSISGGQKEAVSQDSEIHNTQRGVSKEHKGTTNHEFSCSSRQDVHCKPHRVAACLLSEELESWKGETNTIVKVTREMAEQMSYMIQYLNRRGPIQSSEQFVTSAKCIAAHGQTFAKFVEIMAKHCTDERNASGLLCGMEQIQTISNQLSIVSSVKAATGCDDCSAEDVLLENAQNLIHSVLITWKAAEAASIKSSENPANSEEEAEVVAFCSQLRKKLICQRAKEFPNVNE